TTTTAATGGTACGGTGTTAGAAAATCTCACCTATGGTAATCCTAATATTAGCTTCGAGAAGGTAGCAGAAGCCTGTAAAATCGCCCGTGTCGATGAATTTATTCAGGAATTACCTAATGGTTATTCCACTATTGTAGGGGAAAGGGGCGTGCGTCTTTCGGGGGGACAAAGACAGCGTTTAGGAATTGCTAGGGCCTTAATTGTCGATCCGGATGTGTTAGTTTTTGATGAGGCCACTTCTAGCTTAGATTATGAGTCAGAAAGAGCCATTCAACTAGCCATGAAATCCATTTTAGGCACTCGCACCACAATTATTATCGCCCACCGTCTCAGTACCGTTCGAGAAGCGGATCAAATTGTCGTTTTGGATAATGGTCGCATTGTCGAGATCGGTAGCCATGACCAATTATTAAATCAGCAGGGAATCTATCAGCGTCTCCACTCTTTACAAGAAAGCGGCGAACTGGTTTAGTCTTAAAATAGTCCCCGATAGGGAACCGAGAAAATATATCTAATGGGAGTTGATACTATGTCTAACGAAACCGTTACCTATTCCCTAGAAGCTGTTTTGACTAGGATTGAGGGGAAAATTGACAATCTCCAAAAAGATGTTGACCAAAAATTTGAAACTCTCCAAAAGGATTTTAACCAAAAATTTGACAGTTTCCAAAAAGATGTTGACCAAAAATTTGACAAAATCGACGAACGGTTAAATAAACTAGAGGTAGGACAGGCAAAGTTAACCGAAAAGGTTGAGGGCATCGATAATCGCCTAAAATCAGTGGAAGGAACCCAAAAAAATCAGGTTTGGACATTGATTATTCTTTTGGCAAGTGCGATCGCTACTGCCGGTTGGAAAGTATTTTTTTCAGGTAATCCCTAGAATTAATCTGTGGCTATTATTCACGGTTTCAAGTTTTGTCATCCCAGAAAAACGCTCTTCTCAGACAACCTCAAACCGGTTTAGTCTTAAAATAGTCCCCGATAGGGAACCGAGAAAATATATCTAATGGGAGTTGATACTATGTCTAACGAAACCGTTACCTATTCCCTAGAAGCTGTTTTGACGAGGATTGAGGGGAAAATTGACAGTCTCCAAAAAGATGTTAACCAAAAATTTGACAAAATCGACGAACGGTTAAATAAGCTAGAGGTAGGACAGGCAAAGTTAACCGAAAAGGTTGAGGGCATCGATAATCGCCTAAAATCAGTGGAAGGAACCCAAAAAAATCAGGTTTGGACATTGATTATTCTTTTGGCAAGTGCGATCGCTACTGCCGGTTGGAAAGTATTTTTTTCAGGTAATCCCTAGAATTAACCCGTGGCTACCATTAGGTTAACTACTCTCCCACAAGCCTACTTTTTTCTTAGTACAAGTATTCTATATTTTGCGATCTCTGTTTTGGGTATCGTACCTATACCCTACTGAATTCTACCCATCAATCTACTTTTCGACTGCAAAAACAAAAATCAGTCCATATCTTGACTGCAAAAACGGTATATTAACTTTATATGGGATATTGACAAGCCTAAAAGCTTTCTTTAAACTAGATTCAGTGCATAAACAAAAATTCCGATAAGTACCTATTGCAGTAGGACTTCTCGGACGTTTGTATGTACTTAATTGTTTTTGGACATTTTTTCAAGGTTAATTATGACTCAGATCACATCGGCTGTCAATGACGACGGCTACCGTTCCAGTGCTGACCTCGTACACTGTCAAAGACAAGATGAAGCGCAGACTTTAGCTTTCGCTGATTCGGCCACATCAGGAGCGAGAGTTTTTATTTGTCATGTTTACGAACAGGGGGGAAGAACTCATCTAGTTTTTTCTCTACCTTGTAGTCTGCTGATTGAATTGGCAAAATTACAGAGTGCTGAAGCTAAAAAGAATAAGTCTAATGCGGATGAAGTCATGAACAGACCACTTATTCTCCAGCACGTTAACGAGATTGCAAAGTATTTGCAAGATACGGATCAGTATATTTTGCCCCCATTCATCTTTAACTCGAATACACCGATCAAAGTTTTTACCTATGGTGCAGGTCCAGTCAAATTCGGTTATGCTGTTATGCCAATAGATGTAGAACTTTATGTTACTGACGGTCAACATCGGTTAAAAGCGATCGAAAAAGTTTTACCTGAAAAACCTGACTTGCGTAACGACAGCGTAACTGTGCTGGTAGTTCAAGAAGCAGATATGGATCAAATTCATCAAGATTTTGCCGAT
This portion of the Microcystis aeruginosa NIES-2549 genome encodes:
- a CDS encoding DUF4164 family protein; translated protein: MSNETVTYSLEAVLTRIEGKIDSLQKDVNQKFDKIDERLNKLEVGQAKLTEKVEGIDNRLKSVEGTQKNQVWTLIILLASAIATAGWKVFFSGNP
- a CDS encoding DUF4164 family protein, translating into MSNETVTYSLEAVLTRIEGKIDNLQKDVDQKFETLQKDFNQKFDSFQKDVDQKFDKIDERLNKLEVGQAKLTEKVEGIDNRLKSVEGTQKNQVWTLIILLASAIATAGWKVFFSGNP